From Theileria annulata chromosome 1, complete sequence, *** SEQUENCING IN PROGRESS ***, one genomic window encodes:
- a CDS encoding uncharacterized protein (Tap349e08.q2ks7.C.cand.93 - score = 73.97) — MKGSFDSSHNGFVKVTSFKIKHVELSEYLSLSTGLRVFFMQYETPIVNTYIVIPTREETDQGLPHTLEHLIFLGSENHPFRGILDMVSMKSLSSGTNAWTATDHTAYTLSTAGIDGTMQMLPIYLDHVLKPLLTEIAFMTDVHHVTSDGSSSGVVYSEMKSRENHSDELMFFEVLDKLYPGDSGYKRNTGGKLSALRSTNIDRVKEYHKTYYKWSNLSVVVCGDIPDPQSVLSLLNEQQKLISETTNEEIFGDERLSKKIKTDDDLKEFYENRFLVWNDEKHVQKLEKSIVSTIYFPCEEEECGTFTMSWRGPRWEDFELIRAISVMGSYLVDSTASPLEKALIHTDNPYGSCVDFSMELFKETYFQLTVKDVPLVKNVKVGTEDKMELLGDKVKSLLQNIYREEFDMERMKMLIKRCYHNYLRQIETCAHETLIDNVIGYIIYGNKREQLEKIIADHDIVKILLEKDEKYWKELLMKYFIEPPSVIVKCMPSLERSKVIEREEKELMKQQLKKYGKEKLRKNKEMVDEDLKKNNNGPPVDIIEQYKQCDSRLIKLPTYPLYRNFHFKPQDNIDKYDENLKNKVNDEVKHEFDEDKKKKTKELYSYNDQLNRIKYPIQVNNIPSDFVRMYIIFSTCKLDLSIKEKKLMLLLCVLLFESDVRFGDYLMKSEELIKTLMENTTSYGCNLGLSSSSVLPDSYSELVTLQFTCPAENYDKLIEIMYNIFYNVEYSKEILTNHVQSLLNSFSKKKRSAKTLLKQLSNYLKVDNGSVRYLCSLGQQDQMFKNIMSEPGGADRLEKELRKLHQKIFNTENISVHITADLSKLKKNWLDFWVNLGESGCKNEYNHEIRFWEGGEKMVLNEYFGLKYGKDKKLKKETGVLSSLASTDVSYFCVTVPAPYGYNHEDYFPLLTACEYLTMTEGSVYRAIRGGGYAYHHRFSYSPSQGEIQMFITEATDLVMALKVTRECLCKYTEPESDLEKELSAAKSSLIYRILR, encoded by the exons ATGAAGGGTTCTTTCGACTCTAGTCACAATGGATTTGTTAAAGTTACATCCTTCAAGATAAAACATGTCGAATTGTCCGAGTATTTGTCACTCTCAACAGGACTCCGTGTGTTTTTTATGCAATATGAAACACCGATAGTAAACACATATATAGTAATACCAACAAGAGAAGAAACGGACCAAGGTTTACCGCACACCTTGGAACATTTGATATTCCTAGGAAGCGAAAATCACCCGTTCAGAGGAATCCTGGACATGGTATCCATGAAGTCACTATCCTCAGGAACAAATGCATGGACGGCAACAGACCATACGGCATACACACTGTCTACGGCAGGAATAGATGGGACCATGCAGATGCTGCCAATATACCTGGACCACGTACTGAAACCTTTGTTGACTGAAATAGCTTTCATGACGGATGTACACCATGTTACGTCAGATGGGTCAAGCTCAGGAGTCGTTTACTCAGAAATGAAATCAAGAGAAAACCATTCAGACGAATTGATGTTTTTCGAAGTTTTGGATAAGCTGTATCCAGGAGATTCAGGCTATAAAAGAAACACAGGAGGGAAACTTAGTGCTTTGAGATCAACAAATATCGATCGAGTGAAGGAATATCACAAAACATACTATAAATGGAGTAACCTTTCAGTGGTTGTTTGCGGAGACATACCAGATCCACAATCGGTTTTATCGCTCTTAAATGAACAGCAAAAGTTAATTAGTGAAACAACAAATGAGGAAATTTTTGGTGACGAAAGATTGAGTAAAAAGATTAAAACCGATGATGATTTAAAAGAGTTCTATGAAAACAGATTTTTGGTATGGAATGACGAAAAGCATGTTCAGAAGTTAGAAAAAAGCATAGTTAGTACGATCTACTTCCCATGTGAAGAAGAGGAGTGTGGAACATTTACAATGTCCTGGAGAGGACCTAGATGGGAGGACTTTGAGTTGATTCGAGCCATTTCAGTGATGGGATCATATCTGGTGGATTCGACAGCATCACCGCTGGAAAAAGCATTGATACATACAGATAACCCGTATGGAAGTTGTGTGGATTTCTCAATGGAGCTTTTTAAAGAAACGTATTTTCAACTAACAGTGAAGGATGTGCCATTGGTCAAAAACGTTAAAGTTGGTACCGAAGATAAAATGGAATTGCTTGGAGATAAGGTGAAGTCATTATTGCAAAACATATATAGGGAGGAATTTGATATGGAAAGAATGAAGATGCTGATTAAAAGATGCTATCACAATTATTTGAGACAAATCGAAACGTGTGCACACGAAACCTTGATAGATAACGTTATAggatatataatatacgGAAACAAGAGAGAACAGCTGGAAAAAATCATAGCTGATCATGatatagttaaaattttgttagaaaaggatgaaaaatattggaaagaattattaatgaagTATTTTATAGAGCCACCCTCAGTGATAGTAAAGTGCATGCCAAGCTTGGAAAGGTCAAAAGTGATAGAACGAGAAGAAAAGGAATTAATGAAACAACAATTGAAGAAATATGGTAAAGAGAAACTTAGGAAAAATAAGGAAATGGTGGATGAAGATTTgaagaaaaataataatggaCCACCAGTGGATATAATAGAACAGTACAAACAATGTGATTCAAGACTAATCAAACTCCCAACGTATCCATTATATAGGAACTTCCACTTCAAACCCCAagataatattgataaatatgatGAAAACCTGAAAAATAAGGTTAATGATGAAGTAAAACATGAGTTTGACGAGGATAAGAAGAAGAAAACCAAAGAGTTGTATAGTTATAATGATCAACTGAATAGAATAAAGTACCCGATACAAGTCAATAACATCCCAAGTGATTTTGTACGTATGtacattatattttcaacatGTAAACTAGATCTAAGCATAAAGGAGAAGAAACTTATGCTCCTATTATGTGTGCTACTATTCGAATCTGACGTAAGGTTCGGAGATTACCTAATGAAGTCAGAAGAGTTAATAAAGACTCTGATGGAAAACACTACATCATATGGCTGTAATTTGGGTCTGAGCAGTTCCTCAGTACTTCCAGACTCATACTCAGAACTTGTCACGCTACAATTTACATGTCCAGCGGAAAATTATGACAAGTTGATTGAAATcatgtataatatattctataatgtCGAGTACAGTAAAGAAATTCTGACCAACCACGTTCAGTCACTGCTTAACTCTTTTTCAAAGAAGAAGCGTTCAGCGAAGACATTACTGAAGCAATTGTCGAATTATCTAAA GGTGGATAATGGGAGCGTGAGGTACCTGTGTAGCCTAGGACAGCAGGATCAAATGTTCAAGAATATAATGTCAGAACCAGGTGGAGCAGATAGACTGGAGAAGGAATTGAGGAAATTGCACCagaaaatatttaacaCTGAGAACATTTCAGTCCACATCACAGCAGACTTGAGTAAATTGAAAAAGAACTGGTTGGATTTCTGGGTAAACCTTGGAGAATCTGGTTGTAAAAATGAGTATAACCATGAAATTCGATTCTGGGAAGGTGGAGAAAAGATGGTGTTGAACGAATATTTCGGACTTAAATATGGAAAAGATAAGAAATTGAAGAAGGAAACCGGGGTTTTATCATCGTTGGCATCAACAGATGTGTCATATTTCTGTGTGACTGTGCCAGCTCCATACGGATACAACCACGAAGATTATTTTCCACTGTTAACCGCATGTGAATATTTGACAATGACTGAAG gGTCAGTGTATAGAGCAATAAGAGGAGGAGGATATGCATACCATCATAGATTTTCATACTCTCCATCCCAAGGAGAAATACAGATGTTCATAACAGAAGCAACTGATTTAGTGATG GCACTAAAAGTTACGAGAGAATGTTTGTGCAAGTACACAGAACCGGAATCAGATTTAGAAAAGGAATTGTCAGCAGCAAAATCAAGCTTAATATATAGAATATTGAggtaa